The sequence CTTTTCTGTGCTTGTAAGCAATGTGACATAGCTTATGAACCTTTCCCTgatgatttttttgttttgttttgttggGTTGGGTTGGGGTGGGGTACATCCAGTTTTCTAATTGGAGAAAGGCTCCAAATTAGGTTTTAATAATGAGCATTGGTCTTGCTGTGCCTAGTAAGGATAGTGATATGGTAGATAAGCATTTATGTTGTTGTAGATGTTTAGTTATTTCTCTTGTTAGAGATTAAGGATCAGAACTTGCATTTCCCTAGAATATTGTTAGAATGAGTGATGTGCAGATTTCTCACCTTTTCTTGTGCTCTGTTCGTGTTGTCAGATAATATGAAATCCATTTCTTTTAGGATTTACTTCAAAGAAGCAAGTATGTGTTCTTGCTCAGCTGGTCATTCAAGATTTGGTTAATCCTTTAAACTTCTTTTATgttgtatttttcatttttctgagaATCTGAGTGGCCGGACCACACATCAGCTGAACATTTtcacatctctctctctctctctctctctctgtcttgTATGATATGTGAGTTTCTCTATGAAGGTGTATGTTTATTAAATGATATATGCTTTGTACTGCCACTTTCTTCTAGGTTGGTATAGTGACCTATTTATAGCATCCAGTTTTATGGAATGCTTGGTGAGTCAGGATTTACCGTTTTAGCTTATTGAGTGGTTGTGTTTGTATTACTCAGGCCCATGCATACCAAAGGGGATCCTCCAGCTTCATCTGGTGGGCATCTCAATCATCAGGATAGCTTGTGGGATGGAAGAATTTTTTGTCATCTCAAAGTTAGCTATATGATTTTTAGTGTTTTTTTCATGATCTCCATGGCTAACCTGTTCACATGTATCAGGAGAAAACACTGAATACATTTTTGTGttagctattttttatttttatttttaaaatgtgcTCTGATTTGCTCCTTTGAAGTGTCGTATTAGGCATGTTAGTAGTGAGTAGTGACTAGCATTGTACAGCTCCTTGAGTCTCATAGGGCTCATCTTTTTTCAATTTCTTATTTGCCTTGTGTCAAAAAGTGTTGTGGTGCATGAAGTGCCGTCATATGGTTTATTATTAAGGAGTGAACTTCTCTTCATATCAGATGAAACGGAGCTTCAGTGTGTTCCTGGTCACTTTGAATCTGAGGAAGAGTATGTTAAAGTGTTTGAACCTTTGCTCTTTGAGGAATGCCGGGCACAGCTGTACAGTACTTGGGAGGAGATGGCTGAATCAGGAACCCATGTGAAGGTCCATGTTAAAAACATTGAACGGCGAGaaagaggtatgttaaggcaactttatttatacatttattttgttttattctttaaCTCGGATATGAGGGACAACTTTTTTTAAATACCAAATCCATATTTGGGAAGCTATTCAACTTTTTAATGTCGCGTCTTTGCTTTTGAGCTACTCTGCAGGtttgttttttcatttcaatCTCTAGGATTTCCTAGTTTCCCGTGTATCAAGCGAGACAAGATTTTACTGTATCAAGGATAACATAAGTGTTTGATTGGTCCATACATATAGGTTACTCTTAGAAAGGCTCCCTTCCTAATGAAAGAAAACACACACATACAAGAGAAATTCAAAGAGTGGAAGCTGTGGTCGGCCTAGCTGGAATTCTTTTCCTACCTATCTAATCGGCACTGCATTTTCTTCTCCACAGGATGGTACGATGTAATCCTTATTCCAGAATGTGAGTGGAAGTGGTCATTCAAAGAGGGAGATGTTGCAGTTCTCTCAACTCCACGTCCTGGGTCAGGTTGGTATTATAACATTTTGTTGGAGTGTATGTCAAATTTTCTGCGTTTCTTCTTCTTAATTTTAGTATGACTTCTAAACTTTGTATCGACGAAGCAGTCCGATCACGGAGAAGCGGAACCTCAACAGTTGGGGATGAAGAGCAGCCTGAAATAACTGGTCGTGTGGCTGGTACCGTGAGACGACACATACCTATTGATACTCGAGATGCTACCGGGGCCATCCTGCACTTCTATGTTGGAGATCCGTTTGACACCAACAGGTTAGTGACTAGGCTTTTAACTGCTTCCACCTTCCTTGAGTAATGAGCTAACAGTTTGGTATTTGTTCTTTCAGCAATATTGATAGTGATCACATACTGCGGAAACTACAACCAAGAGGCATCTGGTTTCTGACTGTTCTGGGTTCTCTAGCAACGACCCAACGAGAGTATGTTGCTTTACATGCATTTCGGCGTCTTAATCTGCAGGTTATATCTAAACCTAGCTCTTGCCCAGGATGCTTCTTCTGCTATCTGTTTGAATAACGAACTATGGTCTTCTGTGCAGATGCAAAATGCAATTCTTCAGCCAAGTCCGGAGCACTTCCCGAAATATGAAGAGCAGACACCTGCAATGCCCGACTGCTTTACGCCAAACTTTGTTGATCACTTGCACAGGACATTCAATGGCCCGCAGCTGGGAGCAATCCAATGGGCTGCAACACATACAGCTGCTGGAACTAATGGTATGACAAAGAGGCAAGATCCCTGGCCTTTTACTCTAGTTCAGGGGCCACCTGGTACAGGTAAAACACACACTGTGTGGGGAATGCTGAACGTCATCCATCTTGTTCAGTATCAGCACTATTACACAGCATTGCTCAAGAAACTTGCTCCTGAAAGCTATAAGCAGAATAATGAGAGTAACTCAGATAATGTTGCTACTGGATCCATTGATGAAGTCCTGCTAAGCATGGACCAGAATCTCTTCAGAACCCTCCCAAAGCTATGCCCAAAACCTAGAATGCTTGTCTGCGCTCCTTCAAATGCCGCAACCGACGAGCTTCTTGCACGTGTTCTTGATCGTGGATTCATCGATGGCGAGATGAAAGTTTATCGGCCTGATGTTGCACGAGTCGGGGTGGATTCCCAAACGCGTGCTGCCCAAGCAGTCTCTGTAGAGCGGAGAACTGAACAGCTTTTGATGAAGAGTCGTGATGAAGTTTATGGGTGGATGCACCAGTTGAGAGCTCGTGAAGCTCAGTTGTCTCAGCAGATAGCTGGCCTTCAAAGAGAACTAACAGTTGCTGCTGCTGCTGGTCGTTCACAGGGATCTGTCGGAGTTGACCCTGATGTTCTTATGGCTAGGGACCAAAACCGAGATTCTCTATTGCAGAACCTTGCGGCAGTGGTTGAGAATAGAGATAAAATATTGGTGGAAATGTCCCGCCTTCTGATTTTGGAAAGTAGGTTCCGTGGTGGTAACAATTTCAACATGGAGGAAGCTCGTGCTAGTCTGGAGGCTAGTTTTGCCAATGAAGCTGAAATTGTTTTCACTACTGTCTCAAGTAGTGGGAGGAAATTGTTCTCTCGTCTCACCCATGGTTTTGACATGGTAGTCATTGACGAAGCAGCCCAAGCCAGTGAAGTAGCAGTCCTTCCTCCTCTTTCTCTTGGTGCAGCACGGTGTGTTCTTGTTGGGGATCCGCAGCAGCTTCCTGCTACTGTTATCAGCAAAGCAGCCGGAACTTTGATGTACAGTAGAAGTCTCTTTGAGAGGTTTCAGCAAGCAGGCTGCCCAACTATGTTATTATCAGTGCAGTACAGGATGCATCCTCAAATTAGGGATTTTCCATCTAGGTACTTTTATCAAGGTCGCCTTACAGATAGTGAAAGTGTTGCTAATCTGCCTGATGAAAGTTATTACAAGGATCCTTTACTAAAGCCTTACATCTTTTATGACATTACACATGGTCGAGAATCACATAGAGGTGGATCTGTTTCATATCAGAATACCCACGAAGCGCAGTTCTGTCTTCGTTTGTATGAGCATCTTCAAAAAACTTGTAAATCTGCTGGTGTTGGGAAAGTTACTGTAGGTATAATCACTCCTTACAAGCTGCAACTTAAATGCCTTCAACGGGAATTCGCGGATGTTTTAAATTCTGAAGAAGGAAAAGACATCTACATAAATACTGTGGATGCTTTCCAGGGTCAAGAGCGTGATGTTATTATAATGTCATGTGTGCGTGCCTCAAACCATGGGGTAGGGTTTGTTGCAGATATACGGCGAATGAACGTTGCTCTTACTCGTGCAAGAAGAGCTCTTTGGGTATGTTATTTCGGTCTCCATTTATGCACATAATTCATATCCTCTATGTGCAAAGCTGCTATGTACGAGTTAATAATAACTTACCCTTTATTGTTTTTTTTATGGGTAACTTACCCTTTATTGTTCTCTTTACAGGTAATGGGAAATGCCAATGCTCTGGTGAAATCAGAAGATTGGGCTGCATTGATTGCTGATGCCAAAACCAGAAAATGTTACATGGACATGGATTCTTTGCCTAAAGAGTTCTTGCTACCCAGGTCAGCTTCTCATGCTCCTCCACCGACCAAGATGGCTAATAATAGAGGTTACAGATCTTCCTTACGGCACAGAATATATGATACACACATGGAGTCCAGGTCAGGAACACCTTCAGAAGATGATGAAAAGCCAAATGCGTTACAGGTAAGAAATGGGAGTTATAGGTCTTCCAAGCCATCACAAGAGAACTCATTGGATGATTTTGATCAATCTGCTGATAAATTTAGAGATTCCTGGCAATATGGCATACAGAGGAGGCAAAATACAGCTGGAATTGGGAGAAGAGATCTGTAGCTGATGCCCGTGAATGTGTGCCATGCATCATGGGGACCAACCATTTTAGTTCCTGATGTTATGACTTGCTCCTGGCTGGGAGACTGGTTGATGGCATAGCTATGCATGCTGATCGTATGTGCAAGAGTATGGTTTATTGAAAGGACTTCTTGGTGATGCGAGAATGGAAGACTATGGCAGTAAGGAAGCATTTCTGCTCCTATAGACTTGCTCCTCCTGGCTTGGACAGCTCTTGATGACGCAGCTGGTCCAGCTGGTCTTGTTTGCAGAATATGGTTTGAGGAAGGGAATTCTTGTTGATGAAGAGAATGGAAGGCTATGCTGCAACAGAGAGATATCCTGGTGGATTATGGTGGTACTTGGAAGATTTTAACAATTTGATGGGATTTTGAGCAATGGGGGCTCCCAGTCGTGGCTGAAGTTCTTTTGCTGATAGATTGTAAAGGTACTTGTTTGAAACTTATGATGACTTGAAATTCTTGACTATATAGGTACAACATTCTCATTTCTTTGAGATTTTCAGACAGAGCACTTAGCAACTTGTCATCAAAGCCTCCGTTGGGACAGAGAAGAAAGTTTATCCCAGCCAATGATCTTGGATACAGAGCCATTTGTGGCTTTAAAATGTGAATTCTTCTTGTCAGAACTAGTTACTGGTTGCTTCTCTGTCAATGATGTATTACCATCGAGACTATCCCAAGAGTTGGAGCTCTGTTAAGTAGTATGTCTGACACTGGCGTCATTTGTGCCATGTTCTGAATTTGAGCAAGACAACTAGTCCATGGAATGAGGCCCGGGCATTAAGAGAACTGAGCTGACCGTGTGGGGAAATTGTTTCAGAAAGTTACTGAATTCATTTAAGGCTGAGCATGGAACTCCGGTGATATGGTAGCCTGTGAATTCCAACCATTACGAGCTGATGAACATGTCAGGATGCCGTATAGACTGAGAAGTGCTGTTATTTGGTTCCTAAATGTTGCTATGGAGGCCCTTGGCAGATCCTGGACTAGTTCTGTACATATTCTTGTCAAAAGCACAGTTCTTTTTATTAGGTTGTCTAATACTTAGGGATGTAGCAGAATTTCACATTTTTTCCCTTCCCAtaagaaattttgaagtttatttttcattttttcgctGCGTTCTCCATGCTCGATCTATCTTTGTATGTTCACTACCTTGGGAATGAATGATATGTTTGTTGGTGATGTATGTGCATTCTTCGCTAGTAGTACTATATTCGGCGCCTGGCTGTATAGAAGGGTTCTGTTGGAGCACACCTTGATTGGTTAGCCTTAAAGGTTTAGCCCGAAGTCCTAACCCTAGTAATCTAAAGGTCGCTCGCTAATCAATGAATTTTGAATTGTAatttgtatgtattaaagtgcggaGTTTGTTGTttaatgaattttaaattaaTGAAGTTTGGGGCATCTGTTTATCCTGATATCCAATAATTTGCCTTTTATACAATTTAAAGGTTCTAAcatttgttgttttttcttgCAACCTGGGCTTTATCATATATACACTATTCAACAGACTTCTTAGCAAATTCTATTTTCGCCTGTATTTAAAATAGTCCAGGTTTTTTAATATACTGCCGATTAATCACATCTATCAACGAAATTAAGAAAGTAGGATGGCCCTTTAAGTAAATTCTCTCAACTAGTAAGTAGCATTTTCTGCAAAATTCACCAATAATTGCTCTTAACTTCATGTACTAACTCTAAACTGGCATTGCTATTACTTAAACACAGTGGAAAAGTTTAATGTTTGCTAAAACTATTCCTAGAGTGGTTTGAGATTTTTTAAGAAAAACACAAACATAGTACTTACTATATAACATAGGATTTTAACAATTGACGGCAGCGAATATTAATAATGGGGGTATAATTTTGGTTAGCCATTACTAATCTTGACCAAACACGCGAACGCGAATCGGATATGACGATTACTTTGTGaataatttttactttttatgCTTCTTTCTTATCTTCTAAAAATTGTTATCTTTTATCTGTATTGATTTGTTTCGTAATCTTATGGATTTTTTTGGGTTAGATTTAATCAAAACTCTTAAAGACTTTTCATACGCGAAGACTTGGGGGTTTGTGAAAATTTTAAGCGGAGGGTGGTTGATTTCATGACATTACCGGTCTATATGTGACTGCTATTTAAATGAGGACACACGAAATACTAGTCTCTTAGGCCCCATTTTGATTTGGtttgaaaacaaaaaaagttCTAAAAATAATTGTGCGTGCTTGAATTTAGTATGGAAGAATTAGTTTTGACAAACTGTTGTGTTTACATTTGTGTTATAGCTATTTAAAAAATcactaaatcctaaaacattttAGGCACTGAAATTtggtttttcaaaataaatttggtatTAAACATCTCTTATATTACCGTCAAAGTTTACAATCTGATAGTACTTGTGAGAGTTTTTCATGTTCAATGTTTTCACTATCTTCCTCCCATTCCCTCCCTTGATTCCTTATGTAATAAAAAAACATTTAAGAGAAAAAAACACGTTCCATATTTGGCATAAACCAAACCTATTGGTTTTGGGgtttcattttttgaatttttacattcctatgccatatagtaaactatattaccctcaatgtttaaggtttgatataattacatttagtatatcTAATTATCAATTATATACTATTATGTGTTTTAACCGTACATTAATGGTACCGTATATCCCTCCTATCATATTCCTCCAAATCctccacgtttctctctcccaaaCCCACACCCTCACCCACGTATTCCCCACACCTACATTTCTTTCCCATTATTTCCTCCGCTAAAACCATAGAAACATATGTAACCCCCACCATTAACGTCCAATTTCAAGCTTTTTCTTCTACAACTAGTCAAAATTAAAGTCAATTCTTCAAAGTTCATACACACATTTACCTTCAGCTTCAAATTTTctcaatgaagaagaacaaaCCTTCAAAGCACAACCCTAAAAAGGCTAGAGAAGCTGATATACCTTCTTTCGATTTGGGTGTATTATCACCACATTCACCCAAAAAGCATGGGAAATCTGCACATGCAATTGTAGATAAGAAGCATAGTTTTTCTCCGCGTCAAATCAGGGCTGAAGCTAGAACTAAACAAAAACATGATTTCGATGCTGGAGAATCTTCGAGACCAATCAAACAAgcgaaaaggaaaggaaaagagatagtgtTCGATGATGATTTTGTAGAAGATGTGCCTATCAATAAACCTGGAAAGAAAGCGAAGGTGTCTCCCAGTTCAAAAActcccaaaaagaagaaaaattcaaaaaagccCCTACTGTTAAATCTCCTAAAAATGTTCGAAAACAGTCATTGGTGAATGTAAGAATTTAGTAATTTCTTCACTAGTTATTTCGTTTGTTTTAGTTGTTAAAAATCTACATAATCTGTGTTTTTCTGCTTTGTAGATTATTTGTCTTCATTTTGAAGATTAATTGTAGCTATATTGATCTGTTTAaaattgtagatattttgtagttattttgtatataaattgcAAATGTGTCAATGTTCTTTAAGCACTGAATTAATATGAGATTATTTGTCTTCATTTTGAAGATTAATTGTAGCTTTATTGATCTGTTTAAAATTGTtgatattttgtatattttttgtatttattttgtagataaattgcaAATGTATCTATGTTTATTAAGCACTGTATTAATGTgagattatttatattttgtaCAGAATGAACAGTTTTTTGCATCCCATAATGTTGATTATGGGGTGCTTAGATTCCAGACATTATGTGACTCTAGCATTCCTAGCCCAATTAAAGAGTTTTTGTCTCCAAATGGTTTGAAGCTATTCGAGAAGACATGCTTTGGTTATTTACTGTCATTTCCcaatttatgcatgcaaaatcaagctaTTCATCTTCTTATGAAGTATGAATTGAATTCATCAGATGCTTTCTATTTTTCAGCTGAGTTAAAAGGTGAGAGGTTAAATTTTGGATTGAGAGAGTTTACATTAATAACTGGTCTTAGATGTCATACCGAGGTGACAGACTTTTGTTACACTACGAATTATGTCAGTAAGATAATGAGCAGTTACTTTCCAAATAAGGTAAAAGTGGAGAAGACATACCTAAAACAGATTGTAACCAACAAAAGCTGGGTAAATGATAAGGATGCAGTAAAGTTATGTATTCTATATCTCATAGAATTCTTCATTTATCCTTTAGAGAAAGACCATATTAGGTTGGTAGATCATTTTAGGTTTTATTTGGTGGAAACCGGTCAGTACGAGACATACTCATGGGGTATTTAGTCTTACAGACAGTTGATTGAATCAGTTAGGCACAGGCTAAATCCTTTCGTTCATTCTTATCTCATTTGAGGATTACCACTAGCCATGAAAGTATAGTTGTATGAGTGTTGCTCCTCCGTCAACACTGATATAGCTACAAGGATTTCTAATTTAATCCCTCTCATACTTAACTGGTCAGCTAGTAAGGGTCAGATTTGGTTAGCTGCAATTGAAGACAGAATGATCAAGCCTGAATGGATGAAGGTaaatggtttttatttatgattataCAATTTACCTACAAAATAACAATTTGTCTACATATTCTGCCTTAATCAagctaatttatttttttctaattcagTTCACCAACATAAATGAATCACCTGAAGAGCTTTCAGTGATGTCTTTGCCTGATAAAGTTAAGTACATAATTGAAGAGGTTGAACATATTTCTGAGGATCCCAAAGTTGATGCTCCTCCATTGGAACCCAAAGAATCAATTGGAAAAGAGGACAATGAGTCTATTcttcataaaataataaagttAAAAAAAGGTCTTGAGAAGGTAACATATATTCCTAAACAGCATTGTGATGTACACATAATAGTGCATCTGTTCTTTAATGTATGTTAAGACATATTCTGAAgttaactatgtattttttaATATGTAGGTCGATGAAAAGCTTGCAGATATTAGGAAAGATGTCTTTGAAGAACTAGGTAGCCTTCGAGTGCTAATAAATGTGTCAGTCAAGACTGTTTTGCAGGTGATAAACTGTCAAAATGATCAAGTTGATGCAAAGGTAAcatttgaattttattcatattaaCAAAACTATTTATGTCACTTTTAAAATATATATCCTAACTAATATAAAACTTTCAGTTTGCTGGGAGTTCAACCAAAAATACTGACCAACCAAAAGACAAGAACAATCAGCAATTTCAGTTCACTAGTGGAGAACCAGCGCAGGCCAACACCAACAAAACAGGTATCTACAAAATAACTCCACTTTATCTACAATTATCTACAGAATatctataaaatatatacaatttgtctatattatatatacaaaatatatacaaataaatacatcatattGGCACAACTCTACAGATTTATGTAGATCTTATAACACACCTATATATCTTCTTAAACTGTCAAGCCACTACTATCCAGTATGAATTAACATTTTTAATGAAAAAACAGAACATGTTGAAGGTGCACTTGGTGAAGAAAATCATCCAGCACGTGTTGATTTATATACACATTTTGAAGGTGCAGTTGATGAAGAGAATGCAGGTATGAAATTGTATTCAGAGATATTTGCTTTATGTTTCAATATTTTTACCATTCTATTAAGCTAGATGTACATGGTGTTACAGAGACGGAAGATATGCATGCACAATCTCCAATTCACGGAGTGACAGTAGCAGCTCAAAGAGAACAGCAGAATGAGGAAGATGACAATGTAGGTGAAGAGGCAGAGTATGTGAATGTAGGTGATTTAGAAGAATCCGGAGGTGAGAAGAAGGGGGTTACACTTGATGATTTCAAGCTTCTTGATAACTTCTCCCAGTTGGTTAAGTCCGACAAGCCTATACAAGATGAAACAATACTCGTGCATCAAGGTAGAACAAAGCAGTCGGGAAAGCATGCCCGATCACCATTTCTCCCTTTATACAGTTCTGGTGGCAGCACCTCGGttggacctcaaatttttcacctCAAGCACCCATTTACTACTGTTATTGGTCAAAATGTAGATCCTGGGTTGTTGGATCAATTCAACAAGTGGTTATACCATGGTACAGACACAGGTTCAAAGAGGTTAGTTTGCACAACTTGACACTTTTATTCCAGTATCATCTTTTACATATCCATTTTattcaacaattttattttaatttctatttGTTTATATAGGAGGAAGGCTCTGTATTCTATAAAGAACAACCAAATTAAGCCATGGTTAGATCTTGGAGTGGAAACGGTTGAAAAGAATGAGTGGTTCTTTTCCCTGGCACACCCCAGAGAAGTCCTTAATGACTTGGTAAGATTCAATGTATTtgatttgtagatattttgtagataatttgtattttgattgtagatactttgttttctgtttgtaatgtaattgtagttattttgtagtttGTGTAGATTATTTGAAGATAACTTGTAGTATAAATGCAATCTGTTTTTTTTTGCAGCACATTGATGTTATAATGTATTACTTGAGAAAAAGAGGCAAGTATGACCCCCACAACAAGATCAGGTTTACTACAATAGTGTTCAAGACTATGATTGAACAAATTTATGAAAAGTTCCAAAATTCTCCTCAAGAAAAGAAGTTTTCTATTATCAAACCCCAGGACGTTGTAGCAGAATATATATTGGGGTATAGACTACTCGCAAATATTGCATGGGATGAAGTTAATTATATCATCATGCCAGTCAACATTGCAGAAAAATCTGACTGGGCGTTAGTTATTTTTGACATTGCAGACAGGCAACTTTATGCATATGATTCCATGGTCTCTTCACGCAATCACTCTATTGTTGAATCTTGTGTCGACAAGTTTTATGTTATTATCCCTTTGTATTTGTCATGCACCGATTCTTATGGGAAGTGTAAAgacatcaacttcaagaatacaaAGGCATACATTGGAAAGCTGTTACCGACCCTCTTAACATTCAGTGGATTGTCGGAGAGATACCACAGCAAAAAGAAGGATCACTGTAATAGAAAACTTCTTTCTTTCTATACATTTAACCCTTTTTTCTAATCGTTTGGTAAatattgatattttttttatctttgcagcgattgtggtgtatttgtTGCTGCCTTTGCAGAGTATGTTAGTCTTGGAGAGTTATCAATTCCGGCAGAAGACCTTTATGATATTAACCAATATCGTAGACGCTATGGAGCTCTACTTTGGGACAATGCTAGAAAGAAGCAGGAGCATGGGGAAATTAGTGAAAGTGAGGTGACAGACAAATTGGCAAGGAGAAAAGGTGCACCAGCTTTGAATGAGAAAAATACGAGTCTAGAGGAAGAAGAAGTAGTTGTAATGTTTTCTATGGAACATGTAGTACAATTATTTAGTTGATGCTAGTTTAGAAGAAAGATGGTAGACAAGTTTCTGAATAATATTGTTGTGTTTTAATTGTAGCAGACTTGCGCTACAATTATAGtagtctttattttttttttcttatccaGTATAGTAGTTCAAATGAAAATATTCTGTTGGTTTTATATTCACTTGTTGAATATTTATAGTACTTGATCTTCATTATTTTAGCATATAAATCCTTTCCAACTGAATTTTTATACAGTTATACTGTCaacacaaaaatatgtacttattttgttgtttttctatAGATAAAGTGTAAAAATCAGTAACTAAACATTTTGTTGCTTTTACATTCAATTTGTTGAATGTAAACAGTACCTGATCTACATTAtttttagcatataacttctttttagCTGAATTATAATCTAGTTATTATGTCAGCTCTAGCTATTGTAGTTTTGTTGTAGTTGAATTTGTAGAAAATATTTAACAATGTGTTTTGTTGCTTTTATATTCATTTGTTGAATGTAAACAGTACTTGATCTACAATATTTTAGTATATAACTCTTTTCCTACTGATTTATAATGTAGTTATTCTGTCAATTccagttaatataatttttttgtagTTGTATTGTAGATAAATTGCAAAAAAACATTAACAACTATGTAAAGGATGCTAGAGATAGTAAAAAAGtggtatattatatatatagaaaccATTCATAAACAAATCACTCTATGAAAGTATTATCTCAATACAGAAAAATCCTAACTAACTACATTATGATCTTAAAAAACCTCAACAATTACACATCAAATTCTGTTATCCTGAACTCACCAACAATTTTTATGAAATATTCTGTTAACTaca is a genomic window of Nicotiana tabacum cultivar K326 chromosome 16, ASM71507v2, whole genome shotgun sequence containing:
- the LOC107790615 gene encoding putative helicase MAGATAMA 3, with the translated sequence MGSKGRLLFDLNEPPSEDDQNNDGVLCFQPQRAVPSSSTKTSEFLASSVDPPGIVNNHAFSHASSVSGFQPFVRLKGAEASRAPEEQKSAGASTSSGASLSKSSQEHVLKAVLQPDLNSLDMQTAEKEEGEWSDAEGSTDAYKNLGINDKLNTDVDKATHEKSAVEPVSNSDKVGSADNASQDNEKRNGEISNIFSLELDPDTNDRKSNSSRNSETSNKADIAMDGQEDSGQVPKHREIRGAEAIHALKCANNFGKRPKIDQQKEAMLGKKRSRQTMFLDLEDVKQAGSIKSTTRRQNFPAPITRIVKESRTIPPPAEKNGEKHSQQLVKDIKPIESTNEGNYPMESNDSKSESSADVNLAPLGRPRRMNSSIDLTSEAQTSPMPRLSSSKHPTDLRQGRNSQVPGRKQPALTSQSSMDPKFGAKKPPSKKQPIVSSQSQDTSVERLIQEVTNEKFWQHPDETELQCVPGHFESEEEYVKVFEPLLFEECRAQLYSTWEEMAESGTHVKVHVKNIERRERGWYDVILIPECEWKWSFKEGDVAVLSTPRPGSVRSRRSGTSTVGDEEQPEITGRVAGTVRRHIPIDTRDATGAILHFYVGDPFDTNSNIDSDHILRKLQPRGIWFLTVLGSLATTQREYVALHAFRRLNLQMQNAILQPSPEHFPKYEEQTPAMPDCFTPNFVDHLHRTFNGPQLGAIQWAATHTAAGTNGMTKRQDPWPFTLVQGPPGTGKTHTVWGMLNVIHLVQYQHYYTALLKKLAPESYKQNNESNSDNVATGSIDEVLLSMDQNLFRTLPKLCPKPRMLVCAPSNAATDELLARVLDRGFIDGEMKVYRPDVARVGVDSQTRAAQAVSVERRTEQLLMKSRDEVYGWMHQLRAREAQLSQQIAGLQRELTVAAAAGRSQGSVGVDPDVLMARDQNRDSLLQNLAAVVENRDKILVEMSRLLILESRFRGGNNFNMEEARASLEASFANEAEIVFTTVSSSGRKLFSRLTHGFDMVVIDEAAQASEVAVLPPLSLGAARCVLVGDPQQLPATVISKAAGTLMYSRSLFERFQQAGCPTMLLSVQYRMHPQIRDFPSRYFYQGRLTDSESVANLPDESYYKDPLLKPYIFYDITHGRESHRGGSVSYQNTHEAQFCLRLYEHLQKTCKSAGVGKVTVGIITPYKLQLKCLQREFADVLNSEEGKDIYINTVDAFQGQERDVIIMSCVRASNHGVGFVADIRRMNVALTRARRALWVMGNANALVKSEDWAALIADAKTRKCYMDMDSLPKEFLLPRSASHAPPPTKMANNRGYRSSLRHRIYDTHMESRSGTPSEDDEKPNALQVRNGSYRSSKPSQENSLDDFDQSADKFRDSWQYGIQRRQNTAGIGRRDL